Proteins co-encoded in one Ruegeria pomeroyi DSS-3 genomic window:
- a CDS encoding polysaccharide pyruvyl transferase family protein → MRALPTDPIRLYWWKGVPNFGDALSALVVAHVSGRAVRHAGPKGCEMLAIGSLIQVMRRNYGEPAPDGRRPVIWGAGLLHPVGSTGFLDNVDVALLRGPLSADLLGLRMRGFGDPGLLVSDLLGDLPARNDRIALVPHHSMLEDPALAALLASEPALKLIDVAGDALATCREIASCRHVISASLHGLIVADACGVPSTWLMPGGQQHLKYYDYAASVGRPLDMPLTLAEVPAHLRGLKDDDRLDWAEGIARARSDLLTAFPAHMRAQTPASAAVAEPK, encoded by the coding sequence ATGCGCGCGCTGCCCACAGATCCGATCCGCCTGTATTGGTGGAAGGGCGTGCCGAATTTCGGCGACGCCCTGTCGGCACTGGTGGTGGCGCATGTGTCTGGCCGCGCGGTGCGCCATGCCGGGCCCAAAGGCTGCGAGATGCTGGCCATCGGCTCGCTGATCCAGGTGATGCGTCGCAACTATGGCGAACCCGCACCTGACGGGCGCCGCCCGGTGATCTGGGGCGCGGGGCTGCTGCATCCGGTGGGCTCGACCGGGTTTCTGGACAATGTGGATGTGGCGCTGCTGCGCGGACCGCTGAGCGCCGATCTGCTGGGCCTCAGGATGCGGGGTTTTGGCGATCCCGGCCTGCTGGTGAGCGATCTGCTGGGCGATCTGCCCGCGCGCAACGACCGGATCGCGCTGGTACCGCATCACTCGATGCTGGAGGATCCGGCGCTGGCGGCGCTTCTGGCCAGCGAACCGGCGCTGAAGCTGATCGACGTGGCAGGCGACGCGCTTGCGACCTGCCGCGAGATCGCGTCGTGCCGGCATGTGATCTCGGCCAGCCTGCACGGGCTGATCGTGGCCGATGCCTGCGGCGTGCCCTCGACCTGGCTGATGCCGGGCGGGCAGCAGCATCTGAAATATTACGACTATGCCGCCTCGGTGGGCCGTCCGCTGGACATGCCGCTGACGCTGGCCGAGGTGCCCGCGCATCTGCGCGGCCTCAAGGACGACGACAGGCTGGACTGGGCCGAGGGTATCGCCCGC
- a CDS encoding FkbM family methyltransferase, producing the protein MSADGSEQTNQPSRAAQMLANRHGFLAAAIAPARPLRIADVGANPINVPDYDGLLRLGGCEVWGFEPDQASYDALMADPRPGTHYLQQAVGPTGPGRFHPHPQSGLGSLYPIRKRSVTFLGKPGWHREGIEPIEMELVALDDLDEGALPRPDLLKIDIQGGELDVIRTGRDKLSEAVCVIPEVRFYRIYEDEPLFGPLDVELHDQGFRFHTFQFTKSMQIMNSQRARLAGKAFRNQMMDGDAIYIRDPETVEDWRDEQLRQLAVASACVFASFDLTVFCLDELVRRGLAAPEVPGQFVDTLPTWMLKGS; encoded by the coding sequence ATGAGCGCCGACGGAAGCGAACAGACCAACCAGCCAAGCCGGGCAGCCCAGATGCTGGCCAACCGTCACGGGTTTCTCGCGGCCGCGATTGCGCCCGCGCGCCCCTTGCGTATCGCCGATGTGGGCGCAAACCCGATCAACGTGCCCGATTATGACGGGCTGCTGCGGCTGGGCGGGTGCGAGGTCTGGGGATTCGAACCCGATCAGGCCTCGTATGATGCGCTGATGGCCGATCCGCGCCCGGGTACCCATTACCTGCAACAGGCGGTCGGGCCAACCGGGCCGGGTCGGTTCCATCCGCATCCGCAAAGCGGGCTTGGCTCGCTTTATCCGATCCGCAAACGGTCGGTGACCTTTCTGGGCAAGCCCGGCTGGCATCGCGAGGGGATCGAACCGATCGAGATGGAGCTGGTGGCGCTGGACGATCTGGACGAGGGCGCGCTGCCGCGCCCGGATCTGTTGAAGATCGACATTCAGGGCGGCGAGCTGGACGTGATCCGCACCGGGCGCGACAAGCTCTCCGAGGCGGTCTGTGTCATCCCCGAGGTCCGGTTCTACCGCATCTACGAGGACGAGCCGCTGTTTGGCCCGCTGGATGTGGAGCTGCACGACCAGGGGTTCCGGTTCCATACCTTCCAGTTCACCAAGTCGATGCAGATCATGAACTCACAGCGGGCACGGCTGGCCGGCAAGGCGTTCCGCAACCAGATGATGGATGGCGACGCAATCTATATCCGCGACCCCGAAACGGTCGAGGACTGGAGAGATGAGCAGCTGCGCCAGCTGGCGGTGGCCTCGGCTTGCGTGTTTGCCAGTTTCGACCTGACCGTGTTCTGTCTGGACGAGCTGGTGCGGCGCGGTCTGGCGGCGCCCGAGGTGCCCGGGCAGTTCGTCGATACGCTGCCTACCTGGATGCTGAAGGGGAGTTAG